From the genome of Sphingobacterium kitahiroshimense, one region includes:
- a CDS encoding LLM class flavin-dependent oxidoreductase — protein MELGIGMFGDLHIDPKTGQIQSSQEKLHQIIEQIKLMDEVGLDFFGMGEHHRPDYAVSAPEIILAAAASVTKNIKLGSAVSVLSSADPVKLFQDFATVDVLSNGRAEIMAGRGSFIESFPLFGYNLNDYGALFEEKLDLLVKLNNQDTINWTGKFRPTLVNQQIFPRPVQPKLPIWVAVGGTTSSVIRAGKLGLPVMFAIIGGTYEAFKPLVEMYQQAYADNGHDMANFQVGVHMHALFGDHSQQVADAYYPIYAAQMNRIGGDRGWPPYQRTQYDFGRSSHGHLIIGDADYAVDKILKIQESLGLTRFSAHMDVGAPNHLDMMKAIEVFGTKIAPQVRAALNKG, from the coding sequence ATGGAATTAGGAATAGGAATGTTTGGCGATTTGCATATTGATCCCAAAACAGGGCAAATACAATCTTCACAGGAAAAGTTACATCAGATTATTGAACAAATAAAATTGATGGATGAAGTAGGGCTGGATTTTTTTGGAATGGGTGAGCATCACCGTCCGGACTATGCTGTTTCAGCTCCAGAAATTATATTAGCGGCAGCCGCTTCTGTTACTAAAAATATAAAATTAGGGAGTGCAGTTTCCGTGTTAAGTTCTGCAGATCCTGTTAAACTTTTTCAAGACTTCGCGACAGTTGATGTTTTATCAAATGGACGTGCGGAGATTATGGCAGGTAGAGGATCATTTATTGAATCATTCCCTTTGTTTGGTTATAATTTAAATGATTATGGAGCATTATTTGAAGAAAAATTGGACCTATTGGTCAAACTAAATAATCAGGATACGATTAATTGGACGGGTAAATTTCGTCCCACATTAGTAAATCAACAGATCTTTCCAAGACCTGTTCAACCTAAATTACCAATTTGGGTTGCGGTAGGAGGTACAACTTCATCTGTTATTCGCGCTGGGAAATTAGGTTTACCCGTTATGTTTGCTATTATTGGAGGAACGTACGAAGCTTTTAAGCCACTGGTAGAAATGTACCAACAAGCTTATGCCGATAACGGTCATGATATGGCTAATTTTCAGGTAGGTGTACATATGCATGCTCTTTTTGGTGATCATTCACAACAAGTTGCCGATGCTTACTATCCTATTTATGCAGCACAAATGAACCGCATAGGCGGCGATCGTGGATGGCCACCATACCAACGGACTCAATATGACTTTGGACGTTCATCACATGGTCATTTAATTATTGGAGACGCGGACTATGCTGTAGATAAAATCTTAAAAATACAGGAATCTTTAGGATTGACGCGCTTTTCTGCACATATGGATGTTGGTGCACCAAATCATCTTGATATGATGAAAGCAATTGAGGTTTTTGGAACAAAGATCGCTCCTCAGGTTAGAGCTGCTCTTAATAAGGGATAA
- a CDS encoding AcvB/VirJ family lysyl-phosphatidylglycerol hydrolase: protein MNRIQMVRNKFGLFILLFLLKLTVMGQQKDIPLKIWNNNANSPIVLYLSGDGGLNSFSTSYCELLGKQGYTVGAVNSKSFFWDKKSADQIAKELSSNLEKLLVGKKNHLVYFVGYSFGADVIPFLVNKLTAEWKERLQAVALLEPSTSTDLEIHVSDLFGRSEVKRSMDVVAEINKMVNVRTAILLGEDGVSFPIKNIRLKNLETIYMKGNHHFDGHVADVVKATVKHFALK, encoded by the coding sequence ATGAATAGGATACAGATGGTACGCAATAAGTTCGGGTTATTTATCCTCTTGTTTTTGTTAAAATTAACAGTAATGGGGCAGCAGAAAGATATCCCGCTTAAGATTTGGAACAATAATGCGAATAGCCCTATTGTCCTTTATCTAAGTGGTGATGGTGGTCTTAATAGTTTTTCAACGAGTTACTGCGAGCTCTTGGGGAAACAGGGATATACAGTTGGAGCTGTAAACTCGAAGAGCTTTTTTTGGGATAAGAAATCCGCAGATCAGATTGCGAAGGAACTAAGCAGCAATCTTGAAAAATTATTGGTAGGTAAAAAGAATCACCTCGTTTATTTTGTCGGATATTCCTTTGGTGCGGATGTTATTCCTTTTTTGGTTAATAAATTAACCGCAGAATGGAAGGAGCGATTGCAGGCTGTGGCACTTCTGGAACCATCAACTTCTACAGATTTGGAGATCCATGTTTCAGACCTGTTTGGGAGGAGTGAGGTTAAAAGAAGTATGGATGTTGTTGCCGAGATCAATAAAATGGTCAATGTTAGAACGGCTATTTTGCTTGGTGAAGATGGAGTGAGTTTCCCGATTAAGAATATTCGGTTAAAAAATTTAGAAACTATTTATATGAAAGGGAATCATCATTTTGATGGTCATGTGGCAGATGTCGTAAAAGCAACAGTAAAGCATTTTGCATTAAAGTAA
- a CDS encoding phosphatidylglycerol lysyltransferase domain-containing protein produces MKKSLLSGIQKLSPKTYWKELLAIFIVLLAFVFFRSERKEIASIGPQLASADFNWLIVGFGITLLYILLQGVMYIFSFRSIGLKLNLWDAVELFLKRNLLSVFLPAGGVSSLAYTTSQLRKKQLNSTKIHQSGAIYGYVGLLTVFIIGVPIILYTVFDHKNFDNAWISLVVLGLLLGLSFLFFWSIRVKNGLYRWLEIKFPKLIGNIHELFSAHIHKGYLWMTILVSVAIEFCGIAHAFISMYALQTHVSFEAAAVAYTITVVLMMVSPFLRGLGAVEFTMLYIFTSYGYSKEEGLGLTIIYRSFEFWLPLIFGVFSFIWRGRQIIARILPAIAIFFLGIINLISVATPPLVERMRLEKYYLPIEAMHASKLMVLVLGLGLMVSAAYLIKGYRSAFWIALIFSFLSLLGHIGKALDYEEALVSLFIIVLLVTNQKQYRIKTNKNWMRIGFATFFIALTGVCLFGFVCFYVIDKKHFGVDFTWQQSIYHTMQSFLLFNDELNPLTTFGQEFLNITHFLGLFSWMLLIYTFLCPRIIHEEDHEQNVLDKAKRLLKLYGGSPMDYFKIAPDKQLYFSERTDGFVSYRISQAFAIVLDEPVCAFDDKDEVIAEFELYCTSLGLKSVYYRVDENSLPYFLELRKRKIIIGQEALMDVASFSLEGKNRKSLRNSLNSLEKKGYATVLLTAPQSDAIVAELKAVSDEWLMVFDKKEMIFSQGQFEAATIAEQDVIAVKDDQNKIVAFLNIIPDFTEGECTYDLIRKVEHAPGGCMDALIINLVDYARKKGAKYINLGMVPMSGIESPDNPAEQIMKFAADKVGSFKHYQSLRDFKEKYATIWENKYLIFGNDFDLLQLPQALSKVMKPDNE; encoded by the coding sequence ATGAAGAAATCATTGCTAAGTGGTATCCAAAAGCTGTCTCCAAAAACGTACTGGAAGGAGCTATTGGCTATTTTTATTGTATTGTTGGCCTTTGTTTTTTTTAGAAGCGAACGTAAAGAAATAGCCTCCATAGGTCCCCAGCTGGCTTCAGCAGATTTTAATTGGTTAATAGTTGGGTTTGGAATCACTTTATTATATATTTTGTTACAAGGAGTGATGTATATTTTTAGTTTCCGATCTATCGGATTGAAACTGAATCTATGGGATGCGGTTGAACTCTTTTTAAAAAGGAATCTACTGAGTGTATTCCTTCCGGCCGGAGGGGTCAGTTCATTGGCCTATACCACTTCGCAGTTACGAAAGAAACAACTTAACTCGACCAAAATTCATCAATCAGGCGCCATATATGGGTATGTCGGGTTACTGACTGTTTTTATTATTGGTGTCCCTATTATTCTGTATACTGTTTTTGATCATAAAAACTTTGATAATGCCTGGATATCTTTGGTCGTACTTGGTTTGTTACTCGGTTTATCCTTTCTGTTTTTCTGGTCGATTAGAGTAAAAAATGGATTGTATAGATGGCTGGAGATTAAATTTCCGAAGCTGATCGGTAATATTCATGAGCTGTTTTCGGCACATATTCACAAAGGATATCTATGGATGACCATTCTGGTTTCTGTCGCTATTGAGTTCTGTGGTATTGCCCATGCATTTATTAGCATGTATGCGCTGCAGACACATGTTTCGTTTGAAGCTGCAGCTGTGGCCTATACCATTACAGTCGTTCTGATGATGGTTTCTCCCTTTTTGAGAGGTTTAGGTGCTGTAGAATTTACGATGTTATATATCTTTACTTCTTATGGTTATAGTAAAGAAGAAGGCTTAGGGCTGACAATTATCTATCGGTCATTTGAATTTTGGTTGCCCTTAATTTTTGGAGTTTTTTCTTTTATCTGGCGTGGAAGGCAGATCATTGCACGAATTTTACCCGCCATTGCTATTTTCTTTTTAGGGATCATCAACCTCATCTCGGTAGCAACCCCGCCATTGGTGGAACGGATGCGGCTTGAAAAATATTACCTTCCTATCGAAGCGATGCATGCATCTAAGTTGATGGTATTGGTTTTAGGACTTGGGTTGATGGTGAGTGCCGCTTATCTGATTAAGGGCTACAGATCGGCTTTTTGGATTGCTCTCATATTTTCTTTTCTATCCTTACTAGGACATATTGGTAAGGCACTAGATTATGAAGAAGCATTGGTGTCCTTGTTTATTATTGTTTTACTGGTTACGAACCAAAAGCAGTACCGGATTAAAACCAATAAAAATTGGATGCGTATCGGTTTTGCGACCTTTTTCATTGCCTTGACAGGGGTGTGTTTGTTTGGGTTTGTCTGTTTTTATGTGATTGACAAAAAGCATTTTGGCGTTGATTTTACCTGGCAGCAGTCTATATATCATACCATGCAGAGTTTTTTGTTATTTAATGACGAACTCAACCCGTTAACAACTTTTGGTCAGGAGTTTTTGAATATTACACACTTTCTGGGTCTGTTTTCATGGATGTTGTTGATCTATACTTTCTTGTGTCCTAGGATTATTCATGAAGAAGATCATGAGCAGAACGTACTGGATAAGGCGAAGCGTTTACTCAAATTGTATGGAGGGTCGCCGATGGATTATTTCAAAATTGCTCCAGATAAACAATTGTATTTTTCTGAGCGGACAGATGGTTTTGTCTCTTACCGTATCAGTCAGGCTTTCGCGATTGTTTTAGATGAACCTGTATGTGCATTTGACGATAAAGATGAAGTAATTGCAGAGTTCGAACTTTATTGTACCTCTTTGGGGTTAAAGTCCGTGTATTACCGCGTTGATGAAAACAGCTTGCCTTATTTTCTGGAGCTTCGAAAACGGAAGATCATTATAGGGCAGGAGGCCTTGATGGATGTTGCATCATTTTCTTTAGAAGGTAAGAATAGAAAATCGCTTCGAAACTCTTTAAATAGCTTAGAAAAAAAAGGGTATGCGACTGTTTTGCTAACCGCCCCGCAGTCGGATGCGATTGTAGCTGAACTGAAGGCTGTTTCTGATGAATGGCTTATGGTGTTCGATAAGAAAGAAATGATCTTTTCGCAAGGACAGTTTGAGGCAGCAACAATTGCTGAACAAGATGTTATAGCGGTAAAAGATGATCAAAATAAGATTGTCGCCTTTTTGAATATTATACCAGATTTTACTGAAGGGGAGTGTACGTATGATCTTATCCGTAAAGTGGAGCATGCTCCCGGAGGATGTATGGATGCTCTAATTATAAATCTGGTTGATTATGCCCGGAAAAAAGGTGCTAAATATATCAATCTGGGAATGGTACCGATGAGCGGTATTGAATCTCCAGATAACCCTGCAGAGCAGATTATGAAATTTGCAGCCGACAAAGTGGGCTCTTTTAAACACTATCAGAGTTTGAGAGATTTTAAAGAAAAGTATGCGACGATCTGGGAAAATAAGTATTTAATTTTTGGCAATGATTTTGACCTATTACAGTTGCCTCAAGCTTTGTCTAAAGTAATGAAGCCAGATAATGAATAG
- a CDS encoding glycosyltransferase codes for MEKQEILFIGLVWPEPSSSAAGFRMVQLLKSFQKNDNTITFASAASKSPYSADLVAMGINEVEIKLNDASFNDFVRDLKPHIVVFDRFMTEEQYSWRVAQECPDAVRILDTEDLHFLRHARQSNAKNGEQFDQTLLYSDIAKREVAAILRSDISLIISELEMQLLTNQFAINPSILYYLPFLEEEIDEACIASWKTYENRADFMFIGNFIHEPNWNTVQYLKTEIWPLLRKQLPKVNLNIYGAYPSQKVLQLNNPKERFFVHGRADHAQDTMSRHRVLLAPIQFGAGVKGKFIDAMQTGTPSVTTTIGAEAMSGDLPWNGFIANEPQLFVEKAIELYNNKTIWLEAQQSGITIINQRYSRTRFEDDFLMTIRFIKAQLQAHRQQNFMGQLLLHHSLLSTKYLSLWIAEKNKK; via the coding sequence ATGGAAAAACAAGAAATACTTTTTATAGGTTTAGTCTGGCCGGAACCAAGTTCTTCTGCGGCTGGATTTCGTATGGTACAGCTACTAAAAAGTTTTCAAAAAAATGATAACACCATCACCTTTGCAAGTGCCGCATCTAAATCTCCATATAGTGCAGATCTAGTCGCTATGGGTATTAATGAAGTGGAGATCAAACTCAATGATGCTAGCTTCAATGATTTCGTTCGAGATCTTAAACCTCATATTGTTGTTTTTGATCGCTTTATGACCGAGGAGCAATACAGCTGGCGAGTAGCACAAGAGTGTCCAGATGCTGTCAGAATACTCGATACCGAAGATTTACACTTCTTAAGACACGCCCGCCAGTCCAATGCTAAAAATGGCGAACAGTTTGATCAAACCTTATTGTATTCCGATATTGCGAAAAGGGAAGTTGCCGCAATCTTACGCTCGGATATCTCGCTCATTATCTCCGAACTTGAGATGCAATTATTGACGAATCAGTTTGCGATCAATCCATCCATCCTCTATTACCTCCCCTTTTTGGAAGAAGAAATTGATGAAGCATGTATAGCAAGCTGGAAGACTTATGAAAACCGTGCTGACTTTATGTTTATCGGCAACTTTATACATGAGCCGAATTGGAACACCGTACAGTATTTAAAAACCGAAATTTGGCCCTTGCTCAGGAAGCAGCTTCCTAAAGTAAATCTGAATATCTACGGTGCCTATCCAAGTCAAAAGGTACTTCAACTTAACAATCCTAAGGAACGATTCTTTGTTCATGGAAGAGCAGACCATGCCCAAGATACCATGTCCAGACACCGTGTCCTATTAGCTCCTATTCAATTTGGTGCCGGTGTTAAAGGTAAATTTATAGATGCTATGCAAACAGGAACCCCCTCCGTTACAACAACTATTGGAGCTGAAGCAATGTCGGGAGACCTGCCATGGAACGGGTTTATCGCAAATGAACCGCAACTATTTGTTGAAAAAGCAATCGAACTTTATAACAATAAAACAATCTGGCTAGAAGCACAGCAAAGCGGTATCACCATCATTAATCAGCGCTATTCACGCACGAGGTTTGAAGACGATTTTCTAATGACCATCCGTTTCATCAAAGCACAGCTTCAGGCCCATCGACAACAGAATTTTATGGGACAGCTGCTGCTCCACCATTCTTTATTAAGCACGAAATACTTATCCTTGTGGATAGCTGAAAAGAATAAGAAATAA
- a CDS encoding MBL fold metallo-hydrolase: protein MKIGKRLKIVLASVIILIVMGNVYLMRPLFGGKITGTRLERVMKSPNFRDSQFQNLEHTPSLKEGESFVGAMYAFLFKDRAIRSPKMPLPVMKQDLKNLPDADLLIWFGHSSYLLKIDGKIIVVDPVFSDNASPVPGSNKPFNLSYVYQADDFPPIDLLLISHDHYDHLDYKTMIQLRSKIKNVICGLGVGAHFERWGFAENQVTELDWYDETSFEKEFKIVATPARHFSGRKFKRNTTLWTSFVLQTEKYKLFLGGDSGYGKHFKTIGDKYGPFDLAILENGQYNETWRYIHSMPDELLKEVVDLQAKHFLPVHSGKFALALHDWKEPLSLVSKYAEEAEIPVLTPKMGEIVYLQQLDKRYDKWWEGLK, encoded by the coding sequence ATGAAGATCGGTAAACGTTTAAAGATAGTTCTTGCTAGTGTAATTATATTAATTGTAATGGGTAATGTTTATTTAATGAGGCCTCTTTTTGGAGGAAAAATCACCGGAACACGTCTGGAACGTGTTATGAAGTCTCCGAATTTTAGGGATTCGCAGTTTCAAAATTTGGAACATACGCCATCATTGAAAGAGGGCGAGAGCTTTGTCGGAGCGATGTATGCTTTTTTATTTAAAGATCGTGCTATTCGAAGCCCTAAGATGCCACTTCCGGTTATGAAGCAGGATCTTAAAAATTTACCCGATGCAGATTTGCTTATCTGGTTTGGACACTCTTCTTATCTCCTGAAGATTGACGGTAAGATCATTGTTGTAGACCCCGTCTTTTCGGATAATGCTTCTCCTGTTCCAGGGAGCAATAAGCCTTTCAATCTATCTTATGTTTATCAGGCTGATGATTTTCCGCCGATTGATCTTTTGTTAATTAGCCATGATCATTATGATCATCTGGACTATAAAACCATGATACAGTTACGTTCTAAAATCAAAAATGTGATCTGTGGTCTTGGCGTTGGCGCCCATTTCGAGCGATGGGGATTTGCTGAAAATCAGGTTACGGAATTGGACTGGTATGATGAGACATCTTTTGAAAAGGAGTTTAAGATAGTTGCCACACCTGCACGTCATTTTTCAGGAAGAAAGTTTAAGCGTAATACAACACTTTGGACATCATTTGTTTTACAGACAGAAAAGTATAAGCTGTTTTTAGGTGGAGACAGCGGCTATGGGAAACATTTTAAGACTATTGGCGATAAATATGGCCCTTTTGATTTGGCGATCCTGGAAAATGGTCAGTATAATGAAACATGGCGTTATATCCATTCCATGCCCGACGAACTTTTAAAGGAGGTTGTTGATCTTCAGGCTAAACATTTTCTACCAGTACATTCTGGCAAGTTTGCATTGGCACTGCACGACTGGAAGGAACCGCTTTCTCTGGTCAGTAAGTATGCGGAAGAGGCAGAAATTCCTGTGTTAACACCCAAAATGGGAGAGATTGTTTATTTGCAACAGCTAGATAAACGATATGATAAATGGTGGGAAGGGCTTAAATAA
- a CDS encoding efflux RND transporter periplasmic adaptor subunit produces MKRISTGMLIGLYALLVLTSCSQKKEEKIENVQYQVTNPILIDTTLSKNYVSQIQSIRNIEIRGLEKGYLQQIYVDEGQTVQAGQLLFKIMPKFYEAEYLKTQAQVKAEEIELENTKALADKNIVSKNELALAQAKVDQAKAEMSLAKLHVTATEIRAPFAGTINRIPLKLGSLVDEGELLTSLSDNSQVYAYFNVSESEYLDYQTNTENRANNEVNLLLANNQLLKYKGKVETIESEFNNETGSIAFRARFPNPDKLLRNGETGRVQMLVPLKHALIIPQKATYEIQDKTYVFVIDKNGVVKSRNITISNDLPDLYVISSGLAPTDKILIDGVQKVKDDDKIKFEFVAPQEVMSHLQIHAQ; encoded by the coding sequence ATGAAAAGAATTAGCACAGGCATGCTTATAGGTCTGTATGCCTTATTGGTCCTAACAAGCTGTTCCCAAAAAAAAGAAGAAAAGATTGAGAACGTCCAGTATCAAGTAACCAATCCAATATTAATTGATACCACCCTCTCTAAAAACTATGTCTCCCAGATTCAATCGATCCGTAATATCGAGATCCGAGGTCTTGAAAAAGGATACTTACAACAGATTTATGTCGATGAAGGCCAGACTGTACAAGCGGGTCAGCTTTTATTTAAAATAATGCCTAAATTCTACGAAGCTGAGTATCTCAAAACGCAGGCACAAGTTAAAGCGGAAGAAATAGAACTTGAAAATACGAAAGCATTAGCAGATAAGAACATCGTTTCTAAAAATGAATTGGCGTTGGCACAAGCGAAAGTTGATCAGGCCAAAGCAGAAATGTCATTGGCAAAACTTCATGTAACGGCAACCGAGATTCGGGCTCCTTTCGCAGGAACCATCAACCGGATTCCCTTGAAGCTTGGTAGTTTGGTCGACGAAGGTGAACTTCTTACCAGTTTATCCGACAACAGTCAGGTGTATGCTTATTTTAATGTATCGGAATCTGAATACCTCGACTACCAGACGAATACGGAAAATAGAGCCAACAATGAAGTGAATTTACTTCTTGCAAACAATCAGTTACTGAAATACAAAGGAAAAGTAGAAACCATAGAGAGCGAATTTAATAATGAAACAGGAAGTATTGCTTTTAGGGCACGCTTTCCAAATCCAGATAAACTTCTTAGAAACGGCGAGACAGGGCGTGTACAAATGCTTGTACCGCTGAAACATGCCTTGATAATCCCACAAAAAGCTACTTATGAGATTCAGGATAAAACCTATGTCTTTGTCATTGACAAAAATGGAGTTGTTAAATCTCGAAACATCACCATTAGCAATGACCTTCCTGATCTATATGTTATCTCTTCGGGACTGGCGCCCACAGATAAAATATTGATCGATGGCGTTCAGAAGGTTAAAGATGACGATAAGATAAAATTCGAATTTGTAGCGCCGCAGGAGGTTATGTCCCATTTGCAAATACACGCTCAATAA
- a CDS encoding efflux RND transporter permease subunit gives MFNKFIHRPVLSIVISLIIVFLGILSMLKLPITQFPSISPPKVNITAEYPGANGELMVKSVLIPLERAINGVPGMKYITSDAGNDGEASIQVIFNLGTDPNLAAVNVQNRVSSVINKLPPLVVREGVKITREESNMLVYVNLFSKDPKADQNFLFNYGDINILSELKRIDGVGVADILGNREYAMRIWLKPDRMLAYKISADEVLKALDEQSLEASPGKTGESSGKRSQAFEYVLKYPGRFNTKEGYENIILKSNPSGEVLRVKDVADVEFGSSMYDIYSTLNGRPSAAIVIKQSYGSNASDVIKNIKSKLAEIKETSFPKGMDYEISYDVSKFLDASIEKVIHTLLEAFVLVGIVVFLFLGDWRSTLIPAMAVPVSLIGTFAFMSMFGITLNLITLFALVMAIGVVVDDAIVVIEAVHAKMEEKNLSPLKATEEAMHEISGAIVAITLVMAAVFIPVAFMSGPVGIFYKQFSITMATAIILSGVVALTLTPALCAMILKNEHGHPKKKTPLNRFLTSFNNLFTKGANRYQDLLRKIVNKRLVTFVLLAAFCSAIFFLNNSLPSGFIPNEDQGMFYAIIQTPPGSTLERTNEIAEKLQAIGMGIEGVKSISSLAGYEILTEGTGANTGTCLINLKSWEDRKNSVQDVMHELEEKSKDITGATIEFFGPPAVPGYGAAGGFELRLLDKAGSGDFKKMETVSKDLVKELSKRPELASVFTFYSASFPQFMLHIDNEKAEQKGVTIDNAMSTLSTLVGSNYETSFIKYDRQYKVMVQALPQYRAQPDDILKLYVKNNRDEMVPYAAFMTLEKVYGLSEITRHNMYNSSEISGSAAPGYSSGEAIKAVTEVAKASLPRGYGIEWAGISKDEVSRGNEAVYIFLICLTFVYMILAAQYESFVLPLAVVLSLPAGIFGAYFLLKVLGLENNIYAQVAMVMLIGLLGKNAVLIIEFAVQKHNAGSSVLAAAIEGAGVRFRPILMTSFAFIAGLIPLVFATGPGAIGNKTIGSAAAGGMLIGTVFGLLIIPGLYYIFGKIASKSKLTSYEDENPLSEEIDHNV, from the coding sequence ATGTTTAATAAATTCATTCATAGACCAGTTCTGTCCATCGTCATTTCCTTGATTATTGTGTTTCTTGGAATATTGTCGATGCTCAAACTGCCCATCACGCAATTTCCGTCCATCTCTCCACCTAAAGTAAACATAACGGCGGAGTATCCCGGAGCAAATGGCGAGCTGATGGTAAAATCGGTATTGATCCCCCTAGAGCGTGCGATCAATGGTGTACCCGGCATGAAATACATTACCTCAGATGCAGGTAATGACGGAGAGGCTTCTATTCAGGTTATTTTCAACCTGGGAACAGATCCCAATCTCGCTGCGGTCAATGTACAAAATAGAGTTTCCTCTGTTATCAATAAATTACCGCCTTTAGTCGTTCGAGAAGGTGTAAAAATAACCCGTGAAGAGTCTAACATGCTCGTCTACGTCAATTTATTCAGTAAGGATCCCAAAGCCGATCAAAACTTCCTCTTCAACTACGGTGATATCAATATCCTGTCCGAGCTGAAACGGATTGATGGTGTAGGAGTTGCCGACATTCTAGGTAACAGAGAATATGCCATGCGTATCTGGTTAAAACCAGATCGTATGCTGGCTTACAAAATATCTGCTGATGAAGTACTAAAAGCACTTGATGAACAAAGTTTGGAAGCTTCTCCTGGTAAAACGGGCGAAAGCTCTGGAAAGAGATCACAAGCATTTGAATATGTACTTAAATATCCAGGTCGATTCAATACCAAAGAGGGTTATGAAAACATCATCCTGAAATCAAATCCTAGCGGTGAAGTACTGCGTGTAAAAGATGTTGCTGATGTCGAATTTGGAAGCTCGATGTATGATATCTATTCTACGCTAAATGGTAGACCTTCCGCAGCAATTGTTATTAAACAGTCTTATGGAAGTAATGCGAGTGATGTTATTAAAAACATAAAAAGCAAATTAGCAGAAATCAAAGAAACGAGCTTTCCAAAAGGCATGGATTACGAGATCAGTTATGATGTTTCCAAATTTCTGGATGCATCAATTGAAAAGGTCATCCATACCCTTCTTGAGGCCTTCGTCCTCGTTGGTATTGTGGTATTTCTCTTTTTAGGAGATTGGAGATCTACCCTTATTCCTGCCATGGCAGTTCCAGTTTCTTTGATCGGCACATTTGCGTTTATGTCCATGTTTGGAATTACCCTCAATCTCATTACCCTATTTGCACTGGTCATGGCTATTGGGGTTGTGGTTGATGATGCCATTGTCGTCATTGAGGCTGTACACGCCAAGATGGAGGAAAAAAATCTGTCACCTCTCAAAGCGACGGAAGAAGCGATGCATGAGATAAGCGGGGCTATCGTAGCCATCACACTGGTTATGGCGGCAGTATTTATTCCAGTAGCATTCATGTCAGGACCTGTTGGTATCTTTTACAAGCAGTTCTCCATTACCATGGCCACAGCCATTATTTTATCTGGTGTGGTTGCGCTAACACTTACACCTGCACTTTGTGCCATGATCCTAAAAAATGAACATGGACACCCAAAGAAAAAAACGCCATTAAATAGGTTCTTGACAAGCTTCAATAATCTTTTCACAAAAGGAGCTAATCGTTACCAAGATCTACTTCGTAAGATTGTTAATAAAAGACTGGTCACATTCGTACTCTTGGCAGCATTTTGTTCTGCGATCTTCTTTTTAAACAATAGCCTACCTTCTGGTTTCATTCCAAATGAAGATCAAGGCATGTTTTATGCCATTATTCAAACTCCTCCAGGGTCTACCCTAGAACGTACCAATGAAATTGCCGAAAAACTTCAGGCAATAGGTATGGGAATTGAAGGTGTAAAATCGATTTCTTCTCTGGCGGGTTATGAAATTCTAACTGAAGGTACTGGAGCTAATACTGGAACCTGTCTGATCAACTTAAAGAGTTGGGAAGACCGTAAAAACTCTGTTCAGGACGTGATGCACGAACTCGAAGAAAAGTCAAAAGATATTACCGGAGCTACGATTGAATTTTTTGGACCTCCGGCAGTACCCGGATACGGTGCCGCAGGTGGATTTGAATTGCGCCTTTTGGATAAAGCAGGTTCTGGTGACTTCAAAAAAATGGAAACTGTAAGTAAAGATCTTGTAAAAGAATTGAGTAAACGCCCCGAACTGGCATCTGTCTTTACCTTTTACAGCGCTAGTTTCCCTCAGTTTATGTTGCATATCGACAACGAAAAAGCCGAACAAAAAGGAGTTACGATCGACAATGCGATGAGTACACTATCCACATTGGTAGGAAGTAATTACGAAACCAGTTTTATCAAATATGATCGGCAGTATAAGGTCATGGTACAGGCATTGCCGCAATATCGCGCACAGCCGGATGATATCCTGAAACTGTATGTGAAAAATAATCGGGATGAGATGGTTCCATATGCGGCATTTATGACATTGGAAAAAGTATATGGTCTTTCCGAAATTACAAGACACAACATGTACAACTCTTCAGAGATCAGCGGTTCTGCAGCCCCTGGATATAGCAGTGGTGAGGCGATTAAGGCTGTTACTGAAGTAGCCAAAGCATCCCTTCCAAGAGGATACGGTATCGAATGGGCAGGGATTTCAAAAGATGAAGTTTCCCGCGGAAACGAAGCGGTCTATATCTTTCTGATCTGTCTTACTTTCGTTTACATGATCTTAGCAGCGCAGTACGAAAGCTTTGTCTTGCCACTTGCAGTTGTACTTTCTTTACCTGCAGGTATTTTTGGCGCATACTTCTTACTGAAAGTATTAGGTCTTGAAAACAACATTTATGCGCAGGTAGCCATGGTTATGCTCATTGGTTTACTCGGTAAGAATGCGGTACTGATCATTGAATTTGCGGTACAAAAGCACAATGCCGGCAGCTCGGTTCTTGCTGCTGCAATCGAGGGAGCTGGGGTGCGATTCCGTCCGATCTTGATGACATCCTTTGCATTTATTGCGGGTCTTATTCCGCTGGTATTTGCTACAGGACCTGGAGCTATTGGAAATAAAACCATAGGAAGTGCTGCCGCCGGCGGTATGCTCATAGGAACCGTATTTGGTCTACTCATCATACCCGGACTATACTATATTTTCGGAAAAATTGCGTCGAAAAGTAAATTAACGTCTTACGAAGACGAGAATCCATTATCAGAAGAAATCGATCACAATGTATAA